The following are encoded in a window of Castanea sativa cultivar Marrone di Chiusa Pesio chromosome 5, ASM4071231v1 genomic DNA:
- the LOC142633971 gene encoding vacuolar protein sorting-associated protein 2 homolog 1-like has product MSFLFGNRKTPAELLRENKRMIDKSIRELERERQGLQTQEKKLIVEIKKNAKQGQMGAVRVMAKDLIRTRHQVEKFYKLKSQLQGVSLRIQTLKSTQSMGEAMKGVTKAMGQMNRQMNLPSLQKIMLEFERQNEKMELTTEVMGDAIDDALEGDEEEEETEELVNQVLDEIGIDVNSELMNAPSSSVAAPAAKNRVAQAESLGNEDSGIDNDLQSRLDNLRRM; this is encoded by the exons ATGAGCTTCCTCTTTGGCAACCGAAAAACCCCAgctg AGCTTCTGCGGGAAAATAAGAGGATGATAGACAAGTCTATTCGAGAACTAGAAAGGGAAAGGCAAGGATTACAGACACAAGAGAAAAAGCTGATTGTAGagataaagaaaaatgctaaacaAGGACAGATG GGGGCTGTGAGAGTAATGGCTAAAGACCTTATTAGAACACGGCATCAGGTGGAAAAGTTTTATAAGCTTAAATCACAACTCCAGGGCGTGTCATTGAGAATTCAG ACTCTTAAATCAACTCAATCGATGGGAGAGGCCATGAAAGGTGTAACCAAGGCAATGGGACAGATGAATAGGCAGATGAACCTGCCCTCACTGCAGAAGATAATGCTAGAGTTTGAGAGGCAGAATGAAAAGATGGAACTGACTACTGAGGTGATGGGAGATGCCATTGATGATGCTTTGGAAGgcgatgaagaagaggaagaaacaGAAGAGCTCGTGAATCAGGTGCTTGATGAGATTGGAATTGACGTCAATTCAGAG CTTATGAATGCACCCTCATCTTCTGTCGCTGCACCAGCTGCAAAGAACAGGGTTGCCCAAGCTGAATCATTGGGAAATGAAGACAGTGGGATTGATAATGATTTACAGTCGAGGTTGGATAATTTAAGAAGAATGTAA